In Endozoicomonas sp. GU-1, one DNA window encodes the following:
- a CDS encoding U32 family peptidase produces MQITLGPLLFFWPKQDVMAFYEKVAESAFERVYLGEVVCSKRRELKLDDWLAIARLLQSKGKEVVLSTLTLIEAESELAQVSKVCENEDFTVEANDMAAVHYLSKAGIPFITGPSVNLYSAEALQVLHGTGLKRWVLPVELSYEHLKLIMGRLPELGIDDLETEVFSYGYLPLAYSARCFTARTHELSKDSCEFSCIKSSAGIPLATQEGDALFTINGIQTLSGSCHNILDQWQVMASAGVKAMRLSGHSEDILKVADELAQAMPLGSKVITSDIQHCNGYWSGKPGITH; encoded by the coding sequence ATGCAAATTACCCTTGGCCCACTACTGTTCTTCTGGCCTAAACAAGACGTTATGGCGTTTTACGAGAAAGTCGCCGAGTCCGCCTTTGAACGAGTCTACCTGGGAGAAGTCGTCTGCTCGAAAAGACGCGAGCTGAAGCTGGATGACTGGTTAGCCATTGCCAGGTTATTGCAGTCTAAAGGCAAAGAAGTCGTTCTATCGACACTGACGCTGATTGAAGCTGAGTCTGAGCTGGCTCAGGTGAGCAAGGTCTGTGAGAACGAAGACTTTACTGTAGAAGCCAATGATATGGCTGCTGTCCACTATCTATCAAAAGCGGGCATCCCTTTTATTACCGGTCCTTCGGTGAACCTGTACAGTGCTGAAGCATTGCAGGTTCTGCATGGTACCGGTTTAAAACGCTGGGTTTTGCCGGTTGAACTCTCTTATGAGCACCTTAAGTTGATTATGGGGCGTTTGCCAGAGCTGGGCATTGATGATCTGGAAACCGAGGTATTCAGCTATGGCTATCTACCACTGGCCTACTCGGCCCGCTGTTTTACCGCCCGAACCCATGAGCTGAGCAAAGACAGCTGCGAGTTCAGCTGTATTAAGTCATCAGCAGGTATTCCCCTGGCGACCCAGGAAGGTGATGCGCTGTTTACCATCAACGGTATTCAGACACTGTCTGGTAGTTGTCATAATATTCTGGATCAGTGGCAGGTGATGGCCAGTGCCGGAGTGAAGGCCATGCGTCTTTCCGGGCATTCAGAGGATATTTTAAAAGTGGCTGATGAACTGGCGCAGGCAATGCCGTTGGGGAGTAAGGTCATTACTTCTGACATTCAACATTGTAATGGCTATTGGTCAGGGAAGCCTGGCATAACCCATTGA
- a CDS encoding helix-turn-helix domain-containing protein, producing the protein MANSSYKAFRDNMLERDDVQTAMAEKAEFFALRRELIRMRQEAGMTQEEIAQIIGTQKTSICRLESANSKTLPSLGMLKKYAEATGHKLNITFSPA; encoded by the coding sequence ATGGCAAACTCAAGTTATAAAGCGTTTCGGGATAACATGCTTGAACGTGATGATGTCCAAACCGCCATGGCCGAAAAGGCAGAGTTCTTCGCGCTTCGTCGCGAACTGATCCGCATGCGGCAGGAGGCAGGGATGACCCAGGAAGAAATTGCCCAGATAATAGGCACCCAGAAAACCAGCATCTGCCGTCTCGAAAGTGCCAACAGTAAAACCTTGCCCAGCCTGGGCATGTTGAAAAAATACGCTGAAGCGACCGGGCACAAACTGAACATCACCTTCTCACCCGCCTGA
- the ubiU gene encoding ubiquinone anaerobic biosynthesis protein UbiU, which produces MELVCPAGNLPSLKAAVDNGADAVYIGFRDETNARHFAGLNFSDQRAIKALDYVHKNPRGKKVRLFVAVNTYAQATNWQRWKKAVDMCADFGVDALIAADISVLDYASKRYPDLNLHLSVQASATNQASLSFYHDHFGIKRAVLPRVLSLKQVERLAQKSPVELEVFAFGSLCIMAEGRCILSSYVTGESPNTAGACSPASAVRWQTTANGMETRLGGLLIDRFDHHEQAGYPTLCKGRFTVNDQVSHAIEEPTSLNTLDLIPQLYQSGISAVKIEGRQRSPAYVAEVVRIWREALDHYRANPDRFTTNERWMAGLSRLSEGSQTTLGAYNRPWQ; this is translated from the coding sequence ATGGAACTGGTGTGTCCTGCCGGTAACCTTCCTTCCCTGAAAGCCGCTGTCGATAATGGTGCTGATGCCGTATACATCGGCTTTCGTGATGAAACCAATGCCCGCCATTTTGCCGGTCTTAACTTTTCTGATCAGAGGGCCATAAAGGCACTGGATTACGTTCATAAAAATCCCCGTGGAAAAAAGGTGCGGCTTTTTGTTGCGGTAAACACCTATGCCCAGGCGACCAACTGGCAGCGCTGGAAAAAAGCAGTGGATATGTGCGCCGACTTCGGTGTCGATGCCCTGATTGCTGCCGATATCAGCGTGCTGGACTATGCCAGCAAGCGATACCCCGATCTTAATCTTCATCTTTCCGTTCAGGCCTCTGCCACTAACCAGGCCAGCCTGTCTTTTTATCATGATCATTTTGGTATCAAACGCGCAGTACTGCCCAGGGTGCTGTCGTTAAAACAGGTTGAGCGACTGGCTCAGAAAAGCCCGGTGGAACTGGAAGTATTTGCCTTTGGCAGTCTTTGTATTATGGCTGAAGGGCGCTGCATTCTCTCTTCTTATGTGACAGGGGAATCGCCCAATACCGCCGGTGCCTGTTCTCCGGCATCCGCTGTGCGCTGGCAGACGACGGCCAATGGGATGGAAACCCGACTGGGAGGTTTGTTGATCGACCGTTTTGATCACCACGAGCAGGCCGGTTATCCAACCCTCTGCAAGGGGCGCTTTACGGTGAATGATCAGGTCAGTCATGCCATTGAGGAGCCTACCAGCCTCAATACATTGGATCTGATCCCTCAGCTTTATCAGTCTGGTATCAGTGCGGTGAAAATTGAGGGCCGCCAGCGAAGCCCGGCCTATGTTGCCGAAGTGGTGAGAATCTGGCGGGAAGCGCTGGACCATTACCGGGCGAATCCAGATCGTTTTACCACTAATGAACGCTGGATGGCTGGCCTTTCCCGTTTGTCTGAAGGTAGCCAGACTACACTGGGTGCCTATAACCGACCCTGGCAGTGA
- a CDS encoding helix-turn-helix domain-containing protein, with protein sequence MRYANLKEKAVNFFAEARFISRIHNESEYEQALELMDELVEDYDRYLPLIEVLSIAIEKWEKESAEFSEFNRHIEALDDGVAILRTLMDQYHLKADDLKTELGSKSLVSMILNGSRNLTRDHIQALSERFKISPSVFFHKT encoded by the coding sequence ATGAGATACGCCAATTTAAAAGAAAAGGCAGTGAACTTTTTTGCAGAGGCTCGTTTCATCAGTCGCATCCACAATGAGTCTGAGTATGAGCAAGCTCTGGAATTAATGGATGAACTGGTTGAAGATTATGACCGATACCTGCCATTGATTGAGGTGCTTTCTATCGCTATTGAAAAATGGGAAAAAGAATCCGCAGAGTTTTCTGAGTTTAACCGACACATCGAAGCACTTGATGATGGTGTCGCTATTCTTCGGACTTTGATGGATCAGTACCACTTAAAGGCAGATGATCTTAAAACCGAATTAGGCAGTAAAAGCCTGGTATCGATGATCTTAAACGGCTCAAGAAACCTGACCAGAGATCATATTCAGGCTCTGTCCGAGCGATTCAAGATTTCACCGTCTGTGTTCTTTCACAAAACCTGA
- a CDS encoding IS1634 family transposase, translated as MPPVQYQSKNLNHLGLVAAMCRELKIAEYFDARITNDSDARNVTIGQAVVAMIINGLGFTGQTLYLVPEFFEDKPIDRLIGEGIQAEHLNDKILGRALDSLYEVGVSDLYLNLAIKVVNHLKLPCKALNLDGTSLHTDGVYNSNENPDDLNCIHICRGYSRDHRPDLNQVVLQLITENEAGIPVFMAPASGNVNDKTCFQEIIKNHLSCFKAALNNRYLVADAAMYVAETLQLLDKQKQLFISRVPLNIKDAKELVGKAPAMALEPVEGYEDYSFTEVPACYGDVRQRWFLFLNKKRRLSEQKTLTRKMQKQSLKEARDLEKLGKKAFLCRDDALEAFALWQKQSKLCQSETEPEVICKPCYPGKGRPSSDSKPDHFEYFVQSTCFVSCEKRENSLASLGCFILGTNDLDQKGLNTHKGINAAELLSTYKSQQKVEGGFRFLKSPDFLVSSLYLKKAERIEALLMVMTLCLMVYAAIQHRIRYELKKQSRVFLNQKKKPCQNPTARWVFFCFQGVSVLTVNNQEQRVVGLKERQWTIIQVLGILYESVYS; from the coding sequence ATGCCGCCAGTTCAATACCAGTCTAAGAACCTTAATCACCTTGGCCTGGTTGCCGCCATGTGCCGGGAGCTAAAGATAGCCGAATATTTCGATGCACGCATAACCAATGACTCTGATGCACGCAATGTCACCATTGGACAGGCTGTGGTCGCAATGATCATCAATGGGCTGGGCTTTACAGGGCAGACCCTCTATCTGGTCCCTGAGTTTTTTGAGGACAAGCCGATTGATCGCCTCATTGGGGAAGGCATCCAGGCAGAACACTTAAACGACAAAATACTTGGCCGGGCTCTCGACAGTCTTTATGAAGTTGGCGTCAGTGACTTATACCTGAATCTTGCCATTAAGGTCGTCAACCATCTAAAGCTGCCCTGCAAGGCATTAAACCTGGACGGCACCAGCCTTCATACAGACGGTGTCTATAACAGTAATGAAAACCCTGATGACTTGAACTGCATCCATATCTGCCGCGGCTATAGCCGTGATCACCGGCCTGACCTGAATCAGGTTGTCTTGCAGTTAATCACCGAAAATGAGGCGGGTATCCCTGTGTTTATGGCACCTGCGAGTGGTAATGTAAACGACAAAACTTGCTTTCAGGAAATTATCAAAAATCATTTGTCGTGTTTTAAGGCAGCTTTGAATAACCGTTATCTGGTCGCAGATGCAGCCATGTACGTTGCTGAAACCCTCCAGTTGCTTGATAAGCAAAAACAGCTGTTTATCTCCCGGGTGCCGCTGAATATCAAGGATGCCAAGGAGCTGGTCGGCAAAGCGCCTGCGATGGCACTGGAGCCTGTTGAAGGCTATGAGGATTATTCTTTTACTGAAGTACCTGCCTGTTATGGTGATGTTCGACAACGATGGTTCTTGTTTCTCAATAAAAAGCGAAGGCTCAGTGAACAGAAAACGCTAACCAGAAAGATGCAGAAACAGTCACTGAAAGAAGCCCGCGATCTGGAAAAGTTGGGTAAAAAGGCTTTTCTGTGCCGGGACGATGCATTGGAGGCTTTTGCCTTGTGGCAGAAACAATCGAAACTCTGTCAAAGTGAAACGGAACCTGAGGTTATCTGTAAACCCTGCTATCCGGGCAAAGGGCGTCCATCGTCAGATAGTAAGCCTGATCACTTCGAATATTTTGTACAGAGCACATGCTTTGTTTCCTGCGAGAAAAGAGAGAATTCGCTGGCCTCACTGGGTTGCTTTATCTTGGGCACCAATGATTTGGACCAAAAGGGTTTGAATACCCACAAGGGCATAAATGCCGCTGAGCTGTTGTCTACCTACAAGTCACAACAGAAGGTTGAAGGTGGCTTTCGATTCCTGAAGAGCCCGGACTTTCTGGTTTCCTCACTCTACCTGAAGAAAGCGGAACGAATTGAGGCCCTGTTAATGGTGATGACACTGTGTCTGATGGTCTATGCTGCTATCCAACACAGAATAAGGTATGAATTGAAGAAGCAGAGCCGTGTATTCTTAAACCAGAAAAAAAAGCCCTGCCAGAATCCAACGGCGAGATGGGTGTTTTTCTGTTTTCAAGGGGTTAGTGTATTAACGGTCAATAATCAGGAACAACGTGTGGTCGGTTTGAAGGAAAGACAATGGACGATCATTCAAGTTTTAGGCATTTTATATGAGTCGGTATATTCCTGA
- a CDS encoding type II toxin-antitoxin system VapC family toxin: protein MVLIDTHIAVFLHSGDLGKVSPQAQEQLEHHDIVLPELARLELQYLHEIGRIAYTPAEIVADLYGDVGMVCSKTPTAGLVQSALGIHWTRDVFDRLIAADAIFCDCPLITRDQRIIDHLPQAFSARC, encoded by the coding sequence ATGGTTTTGATTGATACGCATATTGCGGTCTTTCTGCACAGTGGTGATTTGGGCAAGGTTTCCCCGCAGGCTCAGGAGCAGCTTGAACATCATGATATTGTTTTGCCGGAACTGGCCAGGCTGGAGCTTCAGTATTTGCATGAGATTGGCCGGATTGCCTATACCCCTGCCGAGATAGTGGCGGACTTGTATGGTGATGTGGGCATGGTTTGTTCAAAAACGCCCACCGCAGGACTGGTGCAATCGGCTCTCGGAATTCACTGGACTCGGGACGTTTTTGACCGGCTGATTGCCGCTGATGCCATTTTTTGCGATTGCCCGTTGATTACCCGTGATCAGCGTATCATTGACCATTTGCCGCAGGCGTTCAGTGCCCGCTGTTGA
- a CDS encoding autotransporter domain-containing protein, producing the protein MSRSVVILRKKALVLGISSVLGGWAASDGLCAEEDSSTPANQDKQEAPVVSLDNSAGNDNDAPPDWSKLESWPEQAKATITAGNGPAEAIPGIEIKTPEKNILLENGKLTIPTDVTIKVTGTVDGASIVGQSGANTLTLTDKQASVEVAAGATGVKVVGQSLTISGAGSITAAKDTSDATKDVSNTTGVSVTGGTLTINGSAIAGSKAAIEVPAAATGNIILNFQGNSAITGLGTSPAPALDASAANVPVTVDIQGGTFTGEIKGGNSESDTINITATSEVMIKDISGFEIIDIEGTRWSADGVGEDVSVVNTTGTINNLYINGNKLISSNPGDLWVNSKEDENLTIATNKSGKISNLHIYGDKTKLTLSDDEKDYKPGFASVDSISVYNIAAPGWQVDGFASGVNTLTTVGTVNNLYVYGQNYAPSNIENSQEKGTLKVRTSELEVVTPGETGKINHLHILDATQINLSDGENQPGPATVDTITVGGTTGWRVKGLASKVNNLTTSSAINNLYVNSQSPTPPKVPIVQPDTLYVVPDSNSLAVTTITAEGATGAIKNLNISDTQTLTAAAPITVENIVVNSASSFALNNWATGVESMTTSSAITSLNVNNIASFKPASGNAMANALNVVSPTLAVTTIKDNDNGAAGSITNLNITGTPKLTAAAPITVGKIEVNSNSSLALNNWVTGVTALTTSSPIKNVYVNSAAELSDLPKAEGSALNVNSQTLVVTTSPDKGVIENLNISGNPQLSGSGITVNNITVNSSCSENECWQLAAPLNGVNSVNAKNPTPASTEPVIKAITVTGSGAVAPSPDGSLNINSPSGSKNPIKITATEPGLIATVNVGSNAFVDSITNAKTINITGSGWEFEELVTNPETIDVATGLTVDAINSVPSGTTVATPKETLNVAFDQLADVNGYLNIGGDGTISDIDFSTVVNRPSLMYTPSTSITQDNIGNIEGNLAKADTLVLTGNVTTTGLPKGFTGIEYPSPPAKIDRNLKRLGLGGIVNDTIITTEPVADLVVSPSENGENGNNSKPTISIPFTTSGMPSAFYLKTAGTGSYSIDFSPANRPTTTFEIADGKVTELKNVAALNDQLIITGGDLPNVDIDSMSTLSINGSGWNAPGTFSNLNSLDITSKGVVAALNVAGQPLSKPSGATLNVLTTSAQQLPVTIASGGKLDELHASDGANLGAIDVGGTLGTIIARKGTSLGAIDVGGVLSELNAEPGSSFGAIKVASGGELPTLIAKGATLGDITIADGGTLSRLTATESTLGAIKVVEGGTLEELKADKGTTLGDVVGAQKVTIADGASLGAITNASTVNINGVATTLGPITNAGTVTASSLAFEQVQVGSGLPAGAKTGSTSGQNLVLNTPKKAVNLTTNGIGTLTLGSGAKLGATSGGVNNLVITGSDWSAGTIPMTPDDKDTATVNIGADVVVKGITVSKAQTSANATTGPQPLDLTITPPTGAATQTLAVTTSGSIMGDLNFSGLPKGTTVNLEEAGGSLKGDIKGVNNVVFSGDSKFNGTIEADSVKVTGKLNAMQSASDEASLTVSRSAPASRAAFGETPHPALDIASGGTLIINSPISFKAGYQQNGEIDLEPVLDASARQSVVLPSVDVSSITIGPDAKVVFDSSKVSREQVVFDPSKDSAGQYVLMKAKSDINQPVKVAATNEQYDHYYAMLTSSDKKSSNKRLMVLATQPMQAFVCDMASAGGAPASAVRAVDVAVKPKKESDAAAAQSRATVKDPLNAFVVQRSNNPTSAAKLAKQLTPNNTGSNITASRDAQQMSSKAIDTRNTNRRTGMNTGDMMESGGVWIQYAYNNAKQDEKDGVSGYKDKTNGFTLGADWELDPMFDAGVAYTYAKSDISGEGVGSGSTMDSKNHIFTLYGSYDQDDMFMDGMISYASGDNKGHRNVSGNRVQSSYDSKSWGIGLSGGMTLPTSEEWSWQPLVAFNYYRITTDDYRESAPLSHLAFDQVKNDNYTIMELGAGVRLMGDIQMDELAFRPAFKLMVLHDFKDDPVTMTAHYAAGGDSFVVHGAKRDTTRYQFAASVDMDLHDNMTLSFNYSHDWMDNFKSDGFIARLRYDF; encoded by the coding sequence ATGAGTCGTTCAGTAGTTATATTGAGAAAGAAAGCTCTGGTTCTGGGTATCAGTTCTGTGCTGGGCGGGTGGGCTGCGAGTGATGGCTTATGTGCTGAAGAGGACAGTTCCACACCAGCTAATCAGGACAAGCAAGAAGCTCCTGTTGTATCGCTTGACAATAGTGCAGGTAATGATAATGATGCACCGCCCGATTGGTCAAAGCTTGAAAGCTGGCCGGAGCAAGCAAAAGCAACCATTACAGCAGGAAATGGGCCTGCGGAAGCCATTCCCGGCATTGAAATAAAAACACCAGAAAAAAACATTTTATTAGAAAACGGCAAACTGACAATTCCGACAGATGTTACCATCAAAGTAACCGGGACAGTCGATGGCGCAAGCATCGTCGGTCAGTCTGGTGCTAATACCCTGACTTTGACTGATAAGCAAGCAAGCGTTGAAGTTGCGGCTGGCGCTACCGGTGTGAAGGTTGTTGGTCAATCATTAACCATTAGTGGAGCGGGATCTATCACGGCAGCTAAAGATACAAGCGATGCAACAAAAGATGTGAGCAATACAACTGGAGTATCTGTTACCGGGGGAACACTAACAATAAATGGCAGTGCAATCGCAGGTTCCAAAGCTGCCATTGAAGTACCCGCTGCAGCAACTGGAAATATTATCCTCAATTTTCAAGGTAATTCTGCTATCACCGGCTTAGGTACCTCCCCGGCACCAGCACTGGATGCATCAGCTGCAAATGTACCCGTCACTGTAGACATTCAGGGTGGTACATTTACTGGTGAAATAAAAGGTGGTAATAGCGAAAGTGACACAATAAACATTACTGCCACATCGGAAGTCATGATCAAGGATATCAGTGGCTTTGAAATCATTGATATTGAAGGTACCCGCTGGTCAGCCGATGGTGTCGGTGAAGATGTAAGCGTAGTCAACACCACTGGCACCATTAACAATCTCTATATCAACGGTAATAAGCTCATATCGAGCAATCCTGGTGATTTGTGGGTTAATTCCAAGGAAGATGAAAATCTGACCATCGCCACCAATAAAAGCGGTAAAATCAGTAACCTGCATATATACGGCGATAAAACAAAGCTCACATTAAGCGACGACGAAAAAGATTATAAGCCCGGCTTTGCCTCAGTTGACTCGATTTCTGTTTACAACATCGCTGCCCCTGGCTGGCAAGTTGACGGCTTTGCCAGCGGAGTAAACACACTCACCACTGTCGGTACCGTTAACAACCTTTATGTTTATGGCCAGAACTATGCACCAAGTAATATTGAAAATAGTCAGGAGAAAGGAACGCTGAAGGTAAGGACTAGCGAACTGGAGGTTGTCACCCCTGGCGAAACCGGGAAAATCAACCACCTGCATATACTTGATGCTACTCAGATTAATTTAAGCGACGGTGAAAACCAGCCTGGCCCAGCCACGGTTGACACAATCACTGTTGGCGGCACTACTGGCTGGAGAGTCAAGGGTTTGGCATCCAAAGTGAACAATTTGACGACCTCGTCGGCAATCAACAATCTTTACGTCAACAGCCAATCACCAACTCCGCCAAAGGTTCCCATCGTTCAGCCAGACACCTTGTATGTAGTACCAGATTCTAATTCCCTGGCAGTGACAACTATTACGGCAGAAGGTGCAACGGGTGCTATTAAAAACCTGAATATATCAGATACGCAAACGCTGACAGCAGCAGCCCCCATTACCGTAGAAAATATTGTGGTTAATAGCGCCTCAAGTTTTGCTCTTAATAATTGGGCAACCGGTGTGGAATCAATGACGACATCGTCGGCAATCACCAGTCTTAATGTCAACAACATAGCATCGTTTAAGCCAGCGTCAGGCAACGCTATGGCCAACGCCTTAAATGTAGTCTCCCCGACTCTGGCAGTTACAACTATCAAGGATAACGACAATGGTGCAGCAGGTTCTATCACTAACCTGAATATCACGGGTACGCCAAAACTGACAGCAGCAGCCCCTATTACCGTAGGAAAGATTGAGGTCAATAGTAACTCAAGTTTGGCTCTTAATAATTGGGTAACCGGGGTGACCGCATTGACGACCTCTTCGCCAATCAAAAATGTCTACGTCAACAGCGCAGCAGAATTATCAGATCTACCGAAAGCCGAAGGTAGTGCCTTGAATGTAAACTCACAGACTCTGGTAGTTACAACTAGTCCGGACAAGGGTGTAATCGAAAACCTGAATATATCGGGTAATCCGCAGCTATCGGGATCAGGGATTACAGTAAACAATATTACGGTCAATAGCTCATGCTCAGAAAATGAATGCTGGCAACTGGCTGCACCATTAAACGGTGTTAACAGTGTCAATGCCAAAAACCCAACACCAGCCAGTACAGAGCCTGTGATAAAAGCCATTACCGTGACAGGTTCTGGTGCAGTGGCACCAAGCCCTGATGGCTCGCTAAACATCAACTCGCCATCTGGGAGCAAAAACCCTATTAAAATCACCGCCACAGAGCCCGGTTTGATAGCAACGGTGAATGTAGGTAGTAATGCATTTGTTGACTCTATCACCAACGCGAAAACTATTAACATCACCGGCAGTGGTTGGGAGTTTGAGGAATTAGTTACAAATCCAGAAACCATTGATGTTGCTACAGGTTTAACGGTTGACGCTATTAACAGTGTACCCAGTGGAACTACAGTAGCTACCCCCAAAGAAACTTTGAATGTGGCATTCGATCAACTGGCTGATGTGAACGGTTATCTTAACATTGGCGGCGATGGCACTATCAGTGATATTGATTTCTCCACCGTAGTCAACCGACCAAGTCTGATGTACACACCCTCAACTAGCATCACTCAAGACAATATTGGCAACATAGAAGGTAACCTGGCCAAAGCAGATACCCTTGTGTTGACTGGCAACGTGACTACAACCGGGCTTCCAAAGGGCTTCACAGGTATTGAATATCCGTCGCCTCCTGCCAAAATCGACCGCAATTTAAAACGACTGGGATTGGGTGGGATTGTCAATGACACTATCATCACAACAGAACCTGTTGCTGATCTTGTTGTCTCACCAAGCGAAAATGGTGAAAATGGAAATAACAGTAAACCAACAATATCAATCCCCTTCACCACATCCGGAATGCCCAGCGCTTTCTATCTGAAAACCGCTGGAACAGGATCTTACTCAATTGACTTCAGCCCTGCTAATCGCCCCACAACCACTTTTGAAATTGCCGATGGTAAGGTCACTGAACTTAAGAACGTCGCTGCTTTGAATGACCAGCTGATTATCACGGGTGGTGATTTACCAAACGTTGATATAGACAGCATGAGCACCCTGAGTATCAATGGTTCTGGCTGGAATGCACCAGGCACTTTCAGCAATCTGAACAGCCTTGATATCACATCAAAAGGTGTGGTGGCAGCTCTGAATGTTGCCGGTCAACCATTATCTAAACCTTCGGGCGCAACTCTGAACGTCCTGACCACCAGCGCCCAGCAACTGCCCGTTACCATTGCCAGCGGCGGCAAACTCGATGAGCTTCATGCCAGTGATGGGGCCAACCTTGGAGCGATTGACGTTGGCGGCACACTCGGAACCATCATTGCCAGAAAAGGCACCAGCCTGGGCGCGATTGATGTTGGCGGAGTACTCTCAGAGCTGAATGCCGAGCCAGGATCCAGCTTCGGTGCCATTAAGGTTGCCAGCGGCGGCGAACTCCCAACACTCATTGCCAAAGGGGCCACTCTGGGAGACATTACCATTGCCGACGGCGGCACACTCTCAAGACTTACTGCCACAGAGTCCACACTGGGAGCCATTAAAGTTGTCGAAGGCGGCACTCTGGAAGAACTCAAAGCCGATAAAGGCACCACCCTGGGCGACGTTGTTGGGGCACAAAAAGTGACTATTGCCGACGGTGCCAGCCTGGGAGCAATTACCAATGCCTCAACGGTGAATATTAATGGTGTGGCCACCACCCTGGGGCCGATCACCAACGCTGGAACGGTCACTGCCAGCAGTCTGGCTTTTGAGCAGGTGCAGGTGGGCAGTGGCTTACCGGCTGGCGCAAAAACCGGCTCAACCAGCGGTCAAAACCTGGTTCTGAATACGCCCAAAAAAGCCGTAAACCTGACCACCAATGGTATCGGCACGCTGACATTGGGCAGTGGGGCGAAACTTGGGGCAACCAGCGGTGGCGTGAATAATCTGGTCATTACCGGTAGTGACTGGTCCGCTGGTACGATTCCCATGACGCCGGATGACAAAGATACGGCCACCGTTAATATTGGGGCAGATGTTGTAGTTAAAGGGATTACAGTCTCCAAAGCACAGACCAGCGCAAATGCCACAACAGGTCCTCAACCTTTGGACCTGACCATCACACCCCCAACAGGTGCTGCAACCCAAACTCTGGCTGTTACCACCAGTGGTAGCATCATGGGCGACCTTAATTTCAGTGGCCTTCCAAAAGGAACAACCGTCAATTTAGAAGAGGCTGGCGGCTCCTTGAAGGGTGATATTAAAGGGGTCAACAACGTTGTCTTCAGTGGTGACAGTAAATTTAACGGAACCATTGAAGCTGACTCTGTTAAGGTAACCGGCAAGTTAAATGCCATGCAGTCAGCCAGTGATGAGGCATCATTGACTGTCAGCAGGTCGGCTCCTGCCAGCAGAGCGGCTTTTGGTGAAACCCCTCATCCTGCTCTGGATATTGCCTCTGGGGGTACGCTGATTATTAATAGTCCTATTTCTTTTAAAGCAGGTTATCAGCAAAATGGTGAAATTGATTTAGAGCCAGTCCTTGATGCCAGCGCCAGACAGAGTGTTGTTTTGCCATCTGTCGATGTTAGCTCCATTACCATCGGGCCTGATGCCAAGGTTGTTTTTGACAGTTCAAAAGTCAGTAGGGAACAGGTTGTTTTTGACCCTTCAAAAGACAGTGCGGGTCAGTATGTATTAATGAAAGCTAAGAGTGACATCAACCAACCCGTTAAAGTCGCGGCTACCAACGAGCAATACGATCACTATTATGCCATGCTGACTTCCAGCGATAAGAAATCCAGCAATAAGCGACTGATGGTACTTGCCACCCAGCCTATGCAAGCCTTCGTTTGCGATATGGCGTCTGCCGGTGGTGCCCCTGCTTCTGCGGTCCGGGCGGTGGACGTTGCCGTTAAACCAAAAAAAGAATCAGATGCTGCCGCCGCCCAGTCCCGCGCCACAGTTAAAGATCCGCTCAATGCGTTTGTGGTCCAACGGTCAAACAACCCAACCAGTGCCGCCAAACTGGCCAAACAACTCACACCCAACAATACCGGCAGCAACATTACCGCCAGCCGCGATGCACAACAGATGTCCAGTAAAGCCATTGATACCCGCAATACCAATCGGCGCACCGGCATGAACACTGGCGATATGATGGAGTCCGGTGGTGTCTGGATTCAATACGCCTACAACAACGCCAAACAGGATGAGAAAGACGGCGTGTCTGGCTACAAGGACAAAACCAATGGCTTTACCCTGGGGGCAGACTGGGAGCTGGACCCGATGTTTGATGCCGGGGTGGCCTACACCTACGCCAAGTCGGATATCAGCGGTGAAGGTGTCGGTTCCGGCAGCACCATGGACAGCAAAAACCATATCTTCACCCTGTACGGCTCTTATGACCAGGATGATATGTTTATGGACGGCATGATCAGCTATGCCTCCGGGGATAACAAAGGCCACCGTAACGTCAGCGGCAACCGGGTACAATCCAGCTACGACAGCAAGAGCTGGGGTATCGGCCTGAGTGGCGGCATGACCCTACCCACCAGTGAAGAGTGGAGCTGGCAACCCCTGGTGGCCTTTAATTACTACCGCATCACCACCGACGACTACCGCGAGTCTGCCCCGTTGAGCCATCTCGCCTTTGATCAGGTGAAAAACGACAATTACACCATTATGGAACTGGGTGCCGGTGTGCGACTGATGGGCGATATACAGATGGATGAACTGGCCTTCCGCCCGGCCTTCAAACTGATGGTATTGCACGACTTTAAAGACGACCCGGTCACCATGACCGCTCACTATGCCGCCGGTGGCGACAGCTTTGTGGTGCACGGTGCCAAACGTGACACCACCCGCTACCAGTTTGCTGCCTCTGTGGATATGGATCTGCACGATAATATGACGCTGTCTTTTAACTACAGCCATGACTGGATGGATAACTTCAAGTCCGATGGGTTTATCGCCCGCCTGCGGTATGACTTTTAG